In one Magnetospirillum sp. genomic region, the following are encoded:
- the prfA gene encoding peptide chain release factor 1 — translation MSFDASLDKVVFRYRELGDILSSGTADSKSLAKLSKEYSDLGPVVASIETLAKAKAEMLELEALRSGDDAEMRAMAEQEFFVLKARLPEMERDLQAMLLPKDAADEKNAILEVRAGTGGDEAALFASQLFRMYQRYAQLRGWRFEVMEIGETGLGGYRDATANISGAGVFARLKFESGVHRVQRVPQTEASGRIHTSTATVAVLPEAEEVDVQIEEKDLRIDIFRSSGPGGQSVNTTDSAVRITHMPTGIVVQQQDEKSQHKNKAKAMKILRARIYEAERARTDALRAADRKGQVGSGDRSERIRTYNFPQGRVSDHRINLTIYEIDKVMEGELDRFVDALIAEDRAAKLAELG, via the coding sequence GTGAGTTTCGACGCTAGTCTCGACAAAGTCGTTTTCCGCTATCGCGAACTGGGCGACATCCTGTCCAGCGGCACAGCCGATTCCAAAAGCCTCGCCAAGCTTTCCAAGGAATATTCCGATCTTGGCCCCGTGGTCGCGTCGATCGAAACGCTGGCCAAAGCCAAAGCCGAAATGCTCGAGCTCGAAGCCTTGCGCAGCGGCGACGACGCCGAAATGCGCGCAATGGCCGAGCAGGAGTTTTTCGTGCTGAAGGCGCGCCTGCCCGAGATGGAGCGCGATCTGCAGGCGATGCTGCTGCCCAAGGACGCGGCCGACGAGAAGAACGCCATTCTCGAAGTGCGCGCAGGGACCGGCGGCGACGAGGCCGCCTTGTTCGCGTCCCAGCTTTTCCGCATGTATCAGCGCTACGCGCAATTGCGCGGCTGGCGCTTCGAGGTCATGGAAATCGGCGAAACGGGCCTCGGCGGCTATCGCGACGCGACGGCCAATATTTCGGGTGCAGGCGTGTTCGCGCGGCTCAAGTTCGAATCGGGCGTGCATCGGGTCCAGCGCGTGCCGCAAACGGAAGCAAGCGGGCGCATCCACACATCGACCGCGACCGTCGCGGTGCTGCCCGAGGCCGAAGAGGTGGACGTGCAGATCGAAGAAAAGGATCTGCGCATCGACATCTTCCGATCGAGCGGCCCCGGCGGCCAGTCGGTCAACACGACCGACAGCGCGGTGCGCATCACGCACATGCCGACCGGCATCGTGGTGCAGCAGCAGGACGAAAAATCGCAGCACAAGAACAAAGCCAAGGCGATGAAGATTCTGCGCGCGCGCATCTACGAGGCCGAGCGTGCGCGCACCGATGCACTTCGCGCCGCCGACCGCAAAGGCCAGGTCGGCTCGGGCGACCGCTCGGAGCGCATCCGCACCTACAATTTTCCGCAAGGCCGCGTGAGCGACCATCGCATCAATCTCACGATCTACGAGATCGACAAGGTCATGGAAGGCGAGCTCGACCGCTTCGTCGACGCGCTGATCGCGGAGGATCGTGCCGCCAAGCTCGCCGAGCTCGGGTAA
- a CDS encoding DUF4167 domain-containing protein — MKRQRNRGGHSNNYRGGGGGGGGGGGGGGGGGGGGGGGGNRSNVPFRAQTFDSNGPDVRIRGNAYQVLEKYLALARDASASGDRIAAENFYQHAEHYFRLINANQEPYPPQRPQGGLQQQAAYTGDPNAGNGTPTAPTGELPGVGPQPTMPGPVVVHTNQPQPPQGDMQAAGPVPSFMGNPPDEGRG; from the coding sequence ATGAAACGGCAGCGCAATCGCGGCGGGCACAGCAACAATTATCGCGGCGGAGGGGGCGGCGGCGGTGGGGGCGGTGGTGGTGGTGGTGGTGGTGGGGGCGGCGGCGGTGGTGGGGGCAATCGCTCGAACGTGCCGTTCCGCGCCCAGACGTTCGACTCGAACGGGCCGGATGTGCGCATCCGCGGCAATGCCTATCAGGTGCTCGAAAAGTATCTCGCCCTGGCGCGCGATGCCTCGGCCAGCGGCGACCGCATTGCGGCTGAAAATTTCTATCAGCACGCCGAACATTATTTCCGTCTGATCAATGCCAACCAGGAGCCCTATCCGCCGCAGCGTCCGCAGGGCGGGCTGCAGCAGCAGGCGGCCTATACGGGCGATCCGAACGCGGGCAACGGCACGCCCACGGCGCCTACGGGCGAGTTGCCGGGCGTTGGGCCGCAGCCCACAATGCCGGGACCGGTGGTGGTGCACACGAACCAGCCGCAGCCGCCGCAAGGCGACATGCAGGCGGCAGGTCCCGTCCCGTCCTTCATGGGCAATCCGCCCGACGAAGGCCGCGGCTAA
- the hemA gene encoding glutamyl-tRNA reductase has translation METRAARARLGVVGANHRSSSAATRDALFVPDGELRGVLAELRRMGLGQAVLISTCDRVEVQFAHDDPNAAADIVRQTFADRLGHAPGRELYAHADADALRHVFAVACSLDSQVIGEPQVLGQLKAAHALSREMGLVGAELEAALAHAYSAAKRVRSETAIGERPVSLAAAAAAVARDVHGDLKQCAGLLLGLGEMGELLVEHFRRSGLKQLAVAAPAAARAGELARRLEAHHVPLDQIGEALVGADLVVTALGTGRIAIDGAATLAALRKRRRRPILFLDLGVPEDVAREVEKIDGAYRYGIDDLEGLALKGRDAREAAFGEAVAIVDAELAAFQRALAVREASGTIVALRRHFESERLRVLAEKPDDPARATELLVHRLLHAPTALLRELAADGTPASLEDEALIARAFGLDKPENKK, from the coding sequence ATGGAGACGCGTGCGGCACGCGCCCGGCTGGGCGTCGTGGGCGCCAATCACCGTTCGAGTTCTGCAGCCACGCGCGACGCGTTGTTCGTGCCGGACGGCGAATTGCGCGGTGTTCTAGCCGAATTGCGACGCATGGGCCTCGGCCAAGCCGTGCTGATCTCGACCTGCGACCGCGTGGAAGTGCAGTTCGCACACGACGATCCCAATGCGGCAGCCGACATCGTGCGTCAGACCTTCGCCGATCGCTTGGGCCATGCGCCGGGGCGCGAACTTTACGCGCACGCGGATGCCGATGCGCTTCGGCATGTGTTTGCCGTGGCTTGCTCGCTCGACAGCCAGGTGATCGGCGAACCGCAGGTGCTGGGCCAACTCAAAGCCGCGCACGCGCTGTCGCGCGAGATGGGCCTCGTGGGTGCCGAACTCGAAGCCGCACTCGCACATGCCTATTCGGCGGCCAAACGCGTGCGCAGCGAAACCGCGATCGGCGAACGGCCCGTGTCGCTTGCCGCCGCTGCGGCGGCCGTCGCGCGCGACGTGCACGGCGATCTCAAGCAATGTGCAGGGCTCCTGCTGGGGCTTGGCGAGATGGGCGAATTGCTGGTCGAGCATTTCCGCCGCAGCGGGCTCAAGCAATTGGCGGTCGCAGCACCGGCGGCAGCGCGCGCAGGCGAGCTTGCGCGCCGCTTGGAGGCGCATCACGTGCCGCTCGACCAGATCGGCGAGGCGCTTGTGGGGGCCGATCTTGTGGTCACCGCTCTCGGCACCGGGCGTATTGCGATCGACGGTGCGGCCACGCTTGCCGCCTTGCGCAAGCGCAGGCGGCGGCCGATCCTGTTTCTCGATTTGGGCGTGCCGGAAGACGTGGCGCGCGAGGTCGAAAAGATCGACGGTGCCTATCGCTACGGTATCGACGATCTTGAGGGCCTTGCCCTCAAAGGCCGCGATGCGCGCGAAGCGGCCTTCGGCGAGGCGGTCGCGATCGTCGATGCAGAGCTTGCGGCGTTCCAGCGCGCCCTTGCCGTGCGCGAGGCGTCGGGCACCATCGTGGCATTGCGCCGGCATTTCGAAAGCGAGCGCTTGCGCGTGCTGGCTGAAAAGCCCGACGATCCGGCGCGCGCGACCGAGCTTCTCGTCCATCGCCTGCTGCATGCGCCGACCGCCCTGCTGCGCGAACTTGCCGCCGACGGCACGCCCGCCAGCCTTGAGGACGAAGCGCTGATTGCCCGCGCTTTCGGCCTCGACAAACCGGAGAACAAGAAGTGA
- the ispG gene encoding flavodoxin-dependent (E)-4-hydroxy-3-methylbut-2-enyl-diphosphate synthase has product MSIRPYRQILRRKCRQIMVGKVPVGGDAPITVQTMTNTLTSDVDATVAQIRAAEAAGADIVRVSCPDEESTAGLAKIIPQVSVPIVADIHFHYKRAIESAKAGAACLRINPGNIGSKERVREVVKAAKDYGCSIRIGVNAGSLERELLDKYGEPCPEAMVESALNHAKYLEDEDFREFKISCKASDVFLAVAAYQQLAEACDYPLHLGITEAGALRMGTVKSAIGLGSLLWAGIGDTIRVSLSADPVEEVKVGYDMLKALGLRRRGVTVIACPSCARQQFDVIKTVERLEERLSAITVPMTLSVIGCVVNGPGEARETDIGFTGGGNGTHMVYVAGQQDHRLKDGDIVEHLAQMVEKRAAELLAQAAETAAGEKAAE; this is encoded by the coding sequence ATGAGCATCCGCCCCTATCGCCAGATCCTTCGTCGCAAATGCCGCCAGATCATGGTCGGCAAAGTGCCGGTCGGCGGCGACGCGCCGATCACCGTGCAGACGATGACCAACACGCTGACCTCCGACGTCGATGCAACGGTCGCACAGATCCGGGCTGCCGAAGCGGCAGGGGCCGACATCGTGCGTGTCTCGTGCCCCGACGAAGAGTCGACCGCGGGCCTTGCCAAGATCATCCCGCAGGTCAGCGTGCCGATCGTGGCGGACATCCATTTCCACTACAAACGCGCCATCGAATCAGCCAAGGCCGGGGCGGCGTGCTTGCGCATCAATCCCGGCAATATCGGCTCGAAGGAACGCGTGCGCGAGGTCGTGAAGGCGGCCAAGGATTACGGCTGCTCGATTCGTATCGGCGTCAATGCGGGCTCGCTCGAGCGCGAATTGCTCGACAAATACGGCGAGCCGTGCCCCGAAGCGATGGTCGAGAGTGCGCTCAACCACGCCAAATATCTCGAAGACGAAGATTTCCGCGAATTCAAGATCAGCTGCAAAGCCTCGGACGTGTTCCTGGCCGTAGCGGCCTATCAGCAGCTCGCCGAGGCGTGCGACTATCCTTTGCATCTTGGCATCACCGAGGCGGGTGCGCTGCGCATGGGCACGGTCAAGTCGGCGATCGGCTTGGGCTCGTTGCTGTGGGCCGGGATCGGCGACACGATCCGCGTGTCGCTGTCGGCCGATCCGGTCGAGGAAGTCAAAGTCGGCTACGACATGTTGAAGGCGCTGGGCCTGCGCCGGCGCGGCGTCACGGTCATTGCGTGCCCGTCCTGCGCACGCCAGCAATTCGACGTGATCAAGACCGTCGAGCGGCTTGAGGAGCGTTTGAGCGCCATCACCGTGCCGATGACGCTGTCGGTAATCGGCTGCGTGGTCAACGGCCCCGGCGAAGCGCGCGAGACCGATATCGGCTTCACCGGCGGGGGCAACGGGACGCACATGGTCTACGTGGCGGGCCAACAAGACCACCGCCTCAAAGACGGCGACATCGTCGAGCATCTGGCGCAGATGGTCGAAAAGCGCGCGGCCGAACTTCTTGCCCAAGCGGCCGAGACTGCTGCGGGCGAGAAAGCCGCCGAATGA
- the prmC gene encoding peptide chain release factor N(5)-glutamine methyltransferase: MRLDVLMRDLTRTMATAEIDNPRLEARLIAMTASGLGLEAMIAYPDTPIDPEACAYAYALAEARVLGAPSAYLVGRKEFWSLDFKVSSATLVPRPDSETLVSAALEFAEGRDWTGRVLDLGTGSGCLLLAFLSERRLARGLGIDASAEALEIAAANAVSLGLASRASFVCANWTSALRASFNLVLANPPYIRASDIDGLGLEVRDFEPIEALDGGPDGLMCYRAILADLPRVMAPGARVFFEVGQGQAADVAALCAKAGLAPIRLYRDLAGIERCVVAEKNRLD; this comes from the coding sequence ATGCGGCTCGATGTACTGATGCGCGATCTCACGCGGACGATGGCAACTGCCGAAATCGACAATCCGCGGCTCGAAGCGCGCCTTATCGCCATGACGGCAAGCGGCTTGGGGCTCGAGGCGATGATCGCCTATCCCGACACGCCGATCGACCCGGAGGCGTGCGCCTACGCCTATGCGCTAGCCGAAGCGCGCGTGTTGGGGGCACCCTCGGCCTATCTCGTCGGGCGCAAGGAGTTCTGGAGCCTCGATTTCAAGGTCTCGAGCGCCACGCTCGTGCCGCGCCCCGACAGCGAGACGCTTGTGTCGGCCGCCCTCGAATTTGCCGAAGGCCGCGACTGGACGGGCCGCGTGCTCGATCTGGGGACGGGCTCGGGGTGCCTGTTGCTGGCGTTTTTGTCCGAGCGGCGTTTGGCGCGCGGGCTCGGCATCGATGCGAGTGCCGAAGCGCTCGAAATTGCCGCCGCCAATGCGGTGTCGCTGGGGCTCGCATCGCGCGCGTCGTTCGTCTGTGCCAATTGGACCAGTGCTTTGCGTGCCAGTTTCAATCTCGTCCTCGCCAATCCGCCTTACATCCGGGCAAGCGATATCGACGGGTTGGGCCTCGAAGTGCGCGATTTCGAACCGATCGAAGCGCTCGACGGCGGCCCGGACGGCTTGATGTGCTACCGCGCGATCCTCGCCGATCTGCCGCGTGTGATGGCGCCGGGCGCACGCGTTTTTTTCGAGGTCGGACAAGGGCAGGCAGCCGATGTGGCCGCTCTGTGCGCCAAGGCAGGCCTGGCGCCGATCCGGCTTTATCGCGATTTGGCTGGCATCGAGCGCTGCGTGGTGGCCGAAAAAAACCGCTTGGATTGA
- the clpB gene encoding ATP-dependent chaperone ClpB produces MDLNKYTDRAKGFLQNTQTLAQRSTHQRVTPEHLLKALLDDPEGLAAGLVAAAGGNVAVASAENDAALAKLPTIEGSGAGQIYLAPELAKVFEQAEVIAKKSGDQFVTVERLLLAVALQKGTPAADALAKAKATPEAINRAIEDLRKGRKADTAGAEDQYEALKKYARDLTQAARDGKLDPVIGRDEEIRRTIQVLARRTKNNPVLIGEPGVGKTAIVEGLAQRIVNGDVPESLKDKRLLSLDLGAMIAGAKYRGEFEERLKGVLAEIASAQGDVVLFIDELHTLVGAGKADGAMDASNMLKPALARGDLHCVGATTLDEYRKHIEKDAALARRFQPVFVAEPTVEDTISILRGLKEKYETHHGVRITDSAIVAAATLSNRYISERFLPDKAIDLIDEAGSRMRMAVDSKPESIDEIDRRILQLKIEREALKRETDAASRDRLQKLDTELATLEAQSADLTRRWRSEKESLQGGQRVKERLEAARAEFEAAQRKGDLARASELKYATIPALEKQLESGRSAGADATPRLLNEEVTEADIAAVVSRWTGVPVDKMLSGEREKLLSMESTLQSRVVGQSEAVAAVSEAVRRARAGLQDPNRPIGSFLFLGPTGVGKTELTKALAAFLFNDDSALLRIDMSEYMEKHAVSRLIGAPPGYVGYDEGGALTEAVRRRPYQVILFDEVEKAHPDVFNILLQVLDDGRLTDGQGRTIDFKNTLIVLTSNLGSDAIAALKEDDDVELARASVMNVVQRAFRPEFLNRLDDILLFRRLSRADMVGVVAIQLKHLEKLLADRKISIVLDAAAREWLAQAGYDPLYGARPLKRIIQRELQNRLASQILAGTVKDGDRVRVGMVENALSIGVEHADAEATHKQKRMAGE; encoded by the coding sequence ATGGATTTGAACAAATACACCGACCGCGCCAAGGGTTTCCTGCAGAACACGCAAACCCTGGCCCAGCGCAGCACGCACCAGCGCGTAACGCCCGAACACCTCCTGAAAGCCTTGCTCGACGATCCCGAAGGGCTTGCAGCCGGGCTCGTTGCCGCCGCCGGCGGCAACGTCGCCGTTGCGTCGGCCGAAAACGATGCTGCGCTGGCCAAATTGCCGACGATTGAAGGCAGCGGGGCAGGCCAGATCTATTTGGCCCCCGAATTGGCCAAAGTGTTCGAGCAGGCCGAAGTAATTGCCAAAAAATCCGGCGACCAGTTCGTGACGGTCGAGCGCTTGCTGCTGGCGGTCGCCCTGCAGAAGGGCACGCCAGCCGCCGATGCGCTTGCCAAAGCCAAGGCGACACCGGAAGCCATCAATCGCGCGATCGAGGATCTTCGCAAGGGCCGCAAAGCCGATACGGCGGGTGCTGAAGACCAGTACGAGGCGCTCAAGAAATACGCGCGCGATCTCACCCAGGCCGCGCGCGACGGCAAACTCGACCCTGTGATCGGCCGCGACGAAGAGATCCGGCGCACGATCCAGGTTCTGGCGCGCCGTACCAAGAACAACCCGGTGCTGATCGGCGAGCCGGGCGTGGGCAAAACCGCGATCGTCGAGGGTCTTGCCCAGCGCATCGTCAATGGCGACGTGCCCGAATCGCTCAAAGACAAGCGCCTCCTGTCGCTCGATCTTGGGGCCATGATCGCGGGGGCCAAATACCGCGGCGAATTCGAGGAGCGCCTGAAGGGCGTTCTGGCCGAAATCGCATCGGCCCAGGGCGACGTTGTGCTGTTTATCGACGAATTGCACACGCTTGTGGGGGCGGGCAAAGCCGACGGCGCCATGGATGCGTCGAACATGCTGAAGCCGGCCCTCGCGCGCGGCGACCTGCATTGCGTGGGCGCAACCACGCTCGACGAATACCGCAAGCATATCGAGAAGGATGCGGCGCTCGCGCGGCGCTTCCAACCTGTTTTTGTGGCCGAGCCCACGGTCGAGGACACGATTTCGATCCTGCGCGGCCTCAAGGAAAAATACGAAACGCACCATGGCGTGCGCATCACCGACAGCGCCATCGTCGCGGCTGCCACACTTTCGAATCGCTATATTTCCGAGCGTTTCCTGCCCGACAAGGCCATCGACCTCATCGACGAGGCGGGCAGCCGCATGCGCATGGCGGTCGACAGCAAGCCCGAATCGATCGACGAAATCGACCGCCGCATCCTCCAGCTCAAGATCGAGCGCGAAGCGCTGAAGCGCGAGACCGATGCGGCTTCGCGCGACCGGCTGCAGAAGCTCGACACGGAGCTGGCAACGCTCGAGGCGCAGTCTGCGGACCTCACGCGCCGCTGGCGTTCCGAGAAAGAGTCGCTGCAAGGCGGCCAGCGCGTGAAAGAACGGCTCGAAGCCGCACGCGCCGAGTTCGAGGCGGCCCAGCGCAAGGGCGATCTTGCGCGCGCCTCCGAGCTCAAATACGCGACCATTCCAGCCCTCGAAAAACAGCTTGAGAGCGGGCGCAGTGCGGGTGCCGACGCAACGCCGCGCCTGCTCAACGAAGAAGTGACCGAGGCCGACATCGCGGCCGTCGTGTCGCGCTGGACCGGCGTGCCGGTCGACAAAATGCTGTCCGGCGAGCGCGAAAAGCTGCTGTCGATGGAAAGCACTTTGCAATCGCGCGTGGTTGGCCAAAGCGAAGCGGTCGCCGCTGTGTCGGAAGCCGTGCGGCGCGCGCGGGCCGGCCTCCAGGATCCCAATCGGCCGATCGGCTCGTTCCTGTTTCTGGGGCCGACGGGCGTGGGCAAAACCGAGCTGACAAAGGCGTTGGCTGCATTTCTGTTCAACGACGACAGCGCTTTGCTGCGCATCGACATGTCCGAATACATGGAGAAACACGCCGTCTCGCGGCTGATCGGCGCACCGCCCGGCTATGTCGGCTACGACGAGGGCGGGGCGTTGACCGAAGCCGTGCGCCGTCGCCCCTACCAGGTGATTCTGTTCGACGAAGTCGAGAAGGCGCATCCGGACGTATTCAATATCCTGTTGCAGGTTCTCGACGACGGCCGTTTGACCGACGGGCAGGGCCGCACGATCGATTTCAAGAATACGTTGATCGTGCTGACCAGCAATCTTGGCAGCGACGCGATCGCAGCACTCAAAGAGGACGACGATGTCGAACTCGCGCGCGCGAGCGTGATGAACGTTGTCCAACGCGCGTTCCGCCCCGAATTCCTCAATCGGCTCGACGATATTTTGCTGTTCCGCCGCCTGAGCCGTGCCGACATGGTGGGCGTCGTAGCGATCCAGCTGAAGCACCTGGAGAAGCTTCTGGCGGATCGCAAGATATCCATCGTCCTCGACGCAGCTGCGCGCGAGTGGCTTGCGCAAGCGGGTTACGACCCGCTCTACGGTGCAAGGCCGCTCAAGCGCATCATTCAGCGCGAATTGCAGAACCGACTTGCGAGCCAAATCCTGGCTGGAACCGTCAAAGACGGTGACCGCGTACGCGTCGGTATGGTCGAAAATGCCCTGTCTATCGGCGTCGAACACGCGGATGCGGAAGCTACGCACAAGCAGAAGCGTATGGCGGGGGAATGA
- a CDS encoding MOSC domain-containing protein, whose translation MGFSVDQIYRYPVKGLSPEKLARTAVVAGQGIAGDRRFAIAHGSTAFDAEAPAWMPKHNFLMLAKNERLALLRTVFDDATGTLTIERNGRQVVRADISTQTGRTLVEQFFAAFMGSESRGSPKLVEAPGHMFSDTARKVVSLIGLASIADIERVARAPVDPLRFRANLYIAGTRAWEEFDWLGREIVVGQARLRVLDRIDRCPATSVNPATAQRDMNVPRLLQDGFRHIDCGVFAEIVAGGEIAPGDEVTLV comes from the coding sequence ATGGGTTTTTCCGTCGATCAAATCTACCGCTATCCGGTCAAGGGGCTGAGCCCCGAAAAGCTTGCGCGAACCGCCGTCGTTGCGGGCCAAGGCATTGCAGGCGATAGGCGATTTGCGATTGCGCACGGCTCGACCGCGTTCGATGCTGAGGCGCCCGCCTGGATGCCCAAGCACAATTTTCTGATGCTCGCCAAGAACGAGCGTCTGGCGCTGTTGCGAACCGTTTTCGACGACGCGACCGGAACGCTCACCATCGAGCGCAACGGCCGCCAGGTCGTGCGCGCCGATATTTCGACGCAAACCGGCCGCACGCTGGTCGAACAGTTTTTTGCGGCCTTCATGGGATCGGAGTCGCGCGGCAGCCCGAAACTGGTCGAGGCCCCCGGCCATATGTTCTCGGACACGGCGCGCAAGGTCGTGTCGCTGATAGGCCTTGCGAGCATTGCCGACATCGAGCGCGTGGCGCGCGCGCCCGTCGATCCGCTGCGCTTTCGCGCCAATCTCTATATCGCGGGAACGCGCGCCTGGGAGGAGTTCGACTGGCTCGGGCGCGAGATCGTCGTCGGCCAAGCGCGGCTGCGCGTGCTCGACCGCATCGACCGCTGCCCTGCCACGAGTGTGAATCCTGCAACCGCGCAGCGGGACATGAACGTGCCCCGCCTGCTGCAGGACGGATTCCGCCACATCGATTGCGGCGTGTTTGCCGAAATCGTCGCCGGCGGCGAAATCGCCCCCGGCGACGAAGTTACGCTTGTCTGA
- a CDS encoding HAMP domain-containing methyl-accepting chemotaxis protein codes for MDWFNNLRIRAKISLLASFLALVSLGIAGFAVDTMRKYNDYNDATVAASRRALSAERVNGLINATVMESRGVYMSQTTAEATRFGQGIAAVLKSLETEMEKWRQSVEPEQRAIFEKALAETKKFIDVRTELARLGREVSPAAARVFGDNDANRANRQALNKFIEEVASADQILIAKLDQELSDFYQTRFAQLLVGSLALIAIGLAFALFAASRAIAGPINRLGTTIEKLAAGDTNVSAEGIERKDEVGMIARTISVFRQSLIDQRAAQEKERADVAQREARTNKLMVMIEQFRADVSGRLNIVGTSVEGLNRSAEVMNSTAGDTLQKAVAVAAAAEEASANVQTVASATEELTASIREISGQVSSSSGIARKAVEESEQTNAKVKGLAEAAQRIGAVVQLINNIASQTNLLALNATIEAARAGDAGKGFAVVASEVKNLASQTAKATDEIGQQISEIQEETTSAVAAIGSIGGTIREIDQITTAIAAAIEEQTSATQEISRNVLQASDGTREVSVNITGVNDAADKSGRIADEVRSAAGELTQEAVALRQRIDTFLTEVAAA; via the coding sequence ATGGATTGGTTCAACAACCTTCGCATCCGCGCAAAGATTTCACTGCTAGCGAGCTTCCTCGCATTGGTGTCATTGGGCATCGCGGGCTTTGCCGTCGATACGATGCGCAAATACAATGATTATAACGACGCGACCGTCGCGGCATCGCGCCGTGCCTTGAGTGCCGAACGCGTGAACGGGCTCATTAACGCCACTGTTATGGAGTCGCGCGGCGTCTATATGTCGCAGACCACGGCGGAAGCGACCCGCTTCGGACAAGGCATTGCTGCAGTGCTGAAATCGCTTGAAACCGAAATGGAAAAATGGCGGCAATCCGTCGAGCCGGAACAGCGCGCCATTTTCGAAAAGGCGCTCGCGGAGACAAAAAAGTTTATCGATGTACGGACGGAACTCGCCCGCCTTGGTCGCGAAGTCAGCCCTGCCGCTGCGCGCGTCTTTGGTGACAACGACGCGAATCGGGCGAATCGCCAAGCCTTGAACAAGTTCATTGAAGAAGTGGCGAGCGCCGACCAGATCCTGATCGCGAAACTCGACCAAGAGCTTTCCGATTTTTACCAAACTCGCTTTGCCCAGTTGCTCGTCGGTTCCCTCGCCTTGATTGCGATCGGTCTTGCTTTTGCCTTGTTCGCGGCCAGCCGGGCGATCGCGGGCCCTATCAATCGACTTGGCACGACGATCGAAAAGCTTGCAGCCGGCGACACGAATGTGTCCGCCGAAGGGATCGAACGGAAAGACGAGGTGGGAATGATCGCCCGAACCATTTCGGTCTTCCGCCAAAGCTTGATCGACCAACGCGCGGCCCAAGAAAAAGAGCGTGCCGACGTGGCCCAGCGCGAAGCGCGCACGAACAAACTGATGGTTATGATCGAACAGTTCCGCGCCGACGTTTCCGGCAGGCTCAACATCGTCGGCACTTCGGTCGAAGGCCTCAATAGGTCTGCCGAGGTGATGAATTCGACCGCTGGCGACACGCTCCAAAAAGCGGTCGCCGTCGCTGCAGCAGCCGAAGAGGCGTCCGCGAACGTGCAGACCGTCGCTTCGGCGACCGAGGAACTGACGGCCTCGATCCGCGAAATTTCAGGCCAAGTCTCCTCGTCGTCGGGCATTGCCCGCAAAGCCGTCGAAGAGTCCGAGCAGACGAATGCCAAGGTAAAGGGCCTTGCCGAGGCGGCGCAGCGCATCGGCGCGGTCGTCCAGCTCATTAACAACATCGCGAGCCAGACGAACCTGTTGGCGCTCAATGCAACGATCGAGGCAGCCCGCGCGGGCGACGCCGGCAAAGGCTTTGCTGTTGTGGCCTCCGAGGTGAAGAACTTGGCAAGCCAGACAGCCAAAGCCACCGATGAAATCGGCCAGCAGATCTCGGAGATTCAGGAAGAGACGACATCCGCGGTGGCGGCAATCGGCTCGATCGGCGGCACAATTCGGGAGATCGATCAGATCACCACGGCGATCGCAGCTGCGATCGAGGAGCAGACTTCGGCGACGCAGGAGATCTCGCGCAACGTTCTGCAGGCCTCGGACGGAACGCGCGAGGTATCGGTCAACATAACCGGGGTTAACGACGCAGCCGACAAGAGCGGCCGCATTGCCGACGAGGTGCGTTCGGCCGCCGGCGAGTTGACGCAGGAGGCTGTGGCACTCCGCCAGCGGATCGATACCTTCCTGACCGAGGTTGCGGCCGCCTAA